A single genomic interval of Amblyomma americanum isolate KBUSLIRL-KWMA chromosome 11, ASM5285725v1, whole genome shotgun sequence harbors:
- the LOC144109698 gene encoding beta-1,3-galactosyltransferase 5-like, which produces MTRVPTTFNVHSPGRQTRYLTLSPVTRTSAFVPETTTDHSYLISKFSDVCNPLDDANETLALITVFTASDHFEHRFTVRKTWKSVVNKMAGFRLLFLLGRPRSGAVQRRIVQEDKLHRDIVQGTFLDTYQNLTYKSLMMLHWAKRYCPEAEFVLKVDDDVLLNVWDLAVTLNRLSEDKARLRIWGTLWTASRPSRSASGRYRKWYVPRSVYPNATYPDYLNGPAYLMSGAALSLLEENSRYVPYFFIEDVYVTGLVADRAGVERIDDKGFLPDRKHDIRPCRKPRIIASHGWNPHVLRLAWKRMLRRIDWQRCMSLGLRTWQKGI; this is translated from the coding sequence ATGACACGGGTCCCCACCACCTTCAACGTGCACTCTCCTGGCCGTCAGACAAGGTACCTTACGCTCTCCCCAGTAACAAGGACTAGTGCTTTCGTCCCCGAAACCACAACAGATCACTCCTACTTAATATCTAAATTCAGCGACGTCTGCAACCCATTGGATGACGCCAACGAGACGTTGGCTCTGATCACAGTATTCACAGCAAGTGATCACTTCGAGCACCGCTTCACTGTGCGAAAGACTTGGAAAAGCGTCGTGAACAAAATGGCGGGCTTCAGACTTCTGTTTCTCCTCGGACGCCCTCGAAGCGGCGCTGTTCAGAGACGTATCGTCCAGGAAGACAAGCTGCACAGAGACATCGTACAAGGTACCTTCCTCGACACGTACCAAAACCTGACCTACAAGTCGCTCATGATGTTGCACTGGGCTAAGCGCTACTGTCCCGAAGCAGAGTTCGTCCTCAAGGTCGACGACGACGTGCTTCTAAATGTGTGGGACCTTGCCGTCACTCTGAACCGCTTGTCAGAGGACAAGGCACGCTTAAGGATATGGGGAACGCTCTGGACAGCGTCgaggccgtcccgcagtgcgagtGGGCGTTACCGGAAGTGGTACGTACCGAGGTCGGTATACCCGAACGCCACGTACCCGGACTACCTAAACGGGCCCGCTTACCTCATGTCAGGCGCCGCCCTGTCGCTTCTGGAAGAGAACTCGAGATACGTGCCCTACTTCTTCATCGAGGACGTCTACGTCACGGGTCTGGTTGCAGACAGGGCAGGCGTAGAACGCATCGATGACAAGGGGTTCCTCCCCGATCGCAAGCACGATATTAGACCTTGCCGGAAACCAAGGATCATCGCGAGTCACGGATGGAATCCCCATGTCCTGCGGCTGGCTTGGAAAAGGATGCTGCGCAGGATAGACTGGCAGAGGTGCATGTCTTTGGGACTGAGGACATGGCAGAAAGGCATCTGA